Proteins from one Camelina sativa cultivar DH55 chromosome 8, Cs, whole genome shotgun sequence genomic window:
- the LOC104708209 gene encoding ATP synthase subunit beta-3, mitochondrial isoform X2 has protein sequence MASRRILSSLLRSSSGRSTSKSSLIGSRNPRLSSSPGPAHRAAPCGTLLGRVAEYSTSSPANSAATSSAPAKDEAKKTYDYGGKGAIGRVCQVIGAIVDVRFEDQEGLPPIMTSLEVQDHPTRLVLEVSHHLGQNVVRTIAMDGTEGLVRGRKVLNTGAPITVPVGRATLGRIMNVLGEPIDERGEIKTDHYLPIHRDAPALVDLATGQEILATGIKVVDLLAPYQRGGKIGLFGGAGVGKTVLIMELINNVAKAHGGFSVFAGVGERTREGNDLYREMIESGVIKLGEKQSESKCALVYGQMNEPPGARARVGLTGLTVAEYFRDAEGQDVLLFIDNIFRFTQANSEVSALLGRIPSAVGYQPTLASDLGALQERITTTKKGSITSVQAIYVPADDLTDPAPATTFAHLDATTVLSRQISELGIYPAVDPLDSTSRMLSPHILGEEHYNTARGVQKVLQNYKNLQDIIAILGMDELSEDDKLTVARARKIQRFLSQPFHVAEIFTGAPGKYVDLKENINSFQGLLDGKYDDLPEQSFYMVGGIDEVVAKAEKISKESAA, from the exons ATGGCGAGTCGGCGAATCCTTTCATCGCTTCTCCGTTCATCTTCCGGCAGATCTACTTCTAAATCCTCCTTAATCGGGAGCCGAAACCCCAGGCTTTCATCATCACCAGGTCCCGCGCATCGAGCCGCTCCATGTGGGACACTTCTTGGCCGAGTCGCTGAGTATTCTACTTCTTCTCCGGCTAATTCGGCTGCGACATCGTCTGCTCCAGCTAAGGATGAGGCGAAGAAGACTTATGATTACGGTGGCAAAGGTGCGATCGGGCGTGTTTGTCAGGTTATTGGTGCCATTGTCGATGTCAGATTCGAAGATCAGGAAGGGTTGCCTCCGATCATGACTTCTCTCGAGGTTCAGGATCACCCTACGAGGCTGGTCCTTGAG GTTTCTCATCATTTGGGTCAAAATGTCGTCAGAACCATTGCTATGGATGGTACTGAGGGTCTAGTCCGTGGTAGGAAGGTTCTCAATACTGGCGCTCCAATCACT GTTCCTGTTGGAAGAGCAACCCTTGGACGTATCATGAACGTTCTTGGAGAACCCATTGACGAGAGAGGCGAAATTA AGACCGACCATTACTTACCCATTCACAGAGACGCTCCAGCTTTGGTTGATTTGGCCACTGGTCAAGAGATTCTGGCTACTGGTATTAAG gttGTTGATCTCCTCGCTCCGTACCAAAGAGGAGGAAAGATTGGACTTTTTGGCGGTGCTGGTGTTGGGAAAACGGTGCTCATTATGGAACTGATCAACAATGTCGCAAAAGCTCATG GTGGTTTCTCCGTGTTTGCTGGCGTGGGAGAAAGGACCCGTGAAGGAAATGACTTGTACAGAGAAATGATTGAGAGTGGTGTCATCAAGCTAGGCGAGAAGCAG TCTGAGAGTAAATGTGCCCTAGTGTATGGACAAATGAATGAGCCCCCGGGTGCCCGTGCCCGTGTTGGACTGACTGGTCTGACTGTTGCTGAGTATTTCCGTGATGCTGAAGGCCAAGATGTGTTGCTTTTCATTGACAACATTTTCCGTTTCACTCAG GCCAACTCTGAAGTGTCTGCTTTGCTCGGTCGTATCCCATCTGCTGTGGGTTACCAGCCGACTCTTGCTTCTGATCTTGGTGCTCTTCAAGAGCGAATTACAACCACCAAGAAAGGTTCAATTACCTCAGTCCAAGCTATCTATGTCCCTGCTGATGATTTGACAGATCCTGCTCCTGCCACAACTTTTGCTCACTTGGACGCCACGACTGTGCTGTCAAGACAG ATTTCTGAGCTTGGTATCTACCCTGCTGTGGATCCTTTGGATTCGACGTCTCGTATGCTCTCGCCTCACATTTTGGGTGAGGAGCACTACAACACAGCTCGTGGTGTGCAAAAAGTGCTACAGAACTACAAGAATTTACAAGATATCATTGCCATTTTGGGAATGGATGAGCTAAGTGAAGATGACAAGCTGACTGTTGCCCGTGCTCGTAAGATCCAGAGATTCTTGAGTCAGCCTTTCCATGTTGCTGAGATTTTCACTGGTGCCCCTGGAAAATACGTGGACCTTAAAGAAAACATCAACAGTTTCCAG
- the LOC104708209 gene encoding ATP synthase subunit beta-3, mitochondrial isoform X1, whose amino-acid sequence MASRRILSSLLRSSSGRSTSKSSLIGSRNPRLSSSPGPAHRAAPCGTLLGRVAEYSTSSPANSAATSSAPAKDEAKKTYDYGGKGAIGRVCQVIGAIVDVRFEDQEGLPPIMTSLEVQDHPTRLVLEVSHHLGQNVVRTIAMDGTEGLVRGRKVLNTGAPITVPVGRATLGRIMNVLGEPIDERGEIKTDHYLPIHRDAPALVDLATGQEILATGIKVVDLLAPYQRGGKIGLFGGAGVGKTVLIMELINNVAKAHGGFSVFAGVGERTREGNDLYREMIESGVIKLGEKQSESKCALVYGQMNEPPGARARVGLTGLTVAEYFRDAEGQDVLLFIDNIFRFTQANSEVSALLGRIPSAVGYQPTLASDLGALQERITTTKKGSITSVQAIYVPADDLTDPAPATTFAHLDATTVLSRQISELGIYPAVDPLDSTSRMLSPHILGEEHYNTARGVQKVLQNYKNLQDIIAILGMDELSEDDKLTVARARKIQRFLSQPFHVAEIFTGAPGKYVDLKENINSFQGLLDGKYDDLPEQSFYMVGGIDEVVAKAEKISKESAA is encoded by the exons ATGGCGAGTCGGCGAATCCTTTCATCGCTTCTCCGTTCATCTTCCGGCAGATCTACTTCTAAATCCTCCTTAATCGGGAGCCGAAACCCCAGGCTTTCATCATCACCAGGTCCCGCGCATCGAGCCGCTCCATGTGGGACACTTCTTGGCCGAGTCGCTGAGTATTCTACTTCTTCTCCGGCTAATTCGGCTGCGACATCGTCTGCTCCAGCTAAGGATGAGGCGAAGAAGACTTATGATTACGGTGGCAAAGGTGCGATCGGGCGTGTTTGTCAGGTTATTGGTGCCATTGTCGATGTCAGATTCGAAGATCAGGAAGGGTTGCCTCCGATCATGACTTCTCTCGAGGTTCAGGATCACCCTACGAGGCTGGTCCTTGAGGTTTCTCATCATTTGGGTCAAAATGTCGTCAGAACCATTGCTATGGATGGTACTGAGGGTCTAGTCCGTGGTAGGAAGGTTCTCAATACTGGCGCTCCAATCACT GTTCCTGTTGGAAGAGCAACCCTTGGACGTATCATGAACGTTCTTGGAGAACCCATTGACGAGAGAGGCGAAATTA AGACCGACCATTACTTACCCATTCACAGAGACGCTCCAGCTTTGGTTGATTTGGCCACTGGTCAAGAGATTCTGGCTACTGGTATTAAG gttGTTGATCTCCTCGCTCCGTACCAAAGAGGAGGAAAGATTGGACTTTTTGGCGGTGCTGGTGTTGGGAAAACGGTGCTCATTATGGAACTGATCAACAATGTCGCAAAAGCTCATG GTGGTTTCTCCGTGTTTGCTGGCGTGGGAGAAAGGACCCGTGAAGGAAATGACTTGTACAGAGAAATGATTGAGAGTGGTGTCATCAAGCTAGGCGAGAAGCAG TCTGAGAGTAAATGTGCCCTAGTGTATGGACAAATGAATGAGCCCCCGGGTGCCCGTGCCCGTGTTGGACTGACTGGTCTGACTGTTGCTGAGTATTTCCGTGATGCTGAAGGCCAAGATGTGTTGCTTTTCATTGACAACATTTTCCGTTTCACTCAG GCCAACTCTGAAGTGTCTGCTTTGCTCGGTCGTATCCCATCTGCTGTGGGTTACCAGCCGACTCTTGCTTCTGATCTTGGTGCTCTTCAAGAGCGAATTACAACCACCAAGAAAGGTTCAATTACCTCAGTCCAAGCTATCTATGTCCCTGCTGATGATTTGACAGATCCTGCTCCTGCCACAACTTTTGCTCACTTGGACGCCACGACTGTGCTGTCAAGACAG ATTTCTGAGCTTGGTATCTACCCTGCTGTGGATCCTTTGGATTCGACGTCTCGTATGCTCTCGCCTCACATTTTGGGTGAGGAGCACTACAACACAGCTCGTGGTGTGCAAAAAGTGCTACAGAACTACAAGAATTTACAAGATATCATTGCCATTTTGGGAATGGATGAGCTAAGTGAAGATGACAAGCTGACTGTTGCCCGTGCTCGTAAGATCCAGAGATTCTTGAGTCAGCCTTTCCATGTTGCTGAGATTTTCACTGGTGCCCCTGGAAAATACGTGGACCTTAAAGAAAACATCAACAGTTTCCAG